In a genomic window of Trichoplusia ni isolate ovarian cell line Hi5 chromosome 26 unlocalized genomic scaffold, tn1 tig00003837_group25, whole genome shotgun sequence:
- the LOC113506833 gene encoding uncharacterized protein LOC113506833 — MFLPSCPRPVKAALLLVLILTFISTASSNLKPVTLTGVSGKKVTWLHREPVGYGQRLKTFFWDRVVNILITDNEAKYGCRPIATGVILDRNRVLTSYNPFIELSKDTSPIKDMYIYVNIGRIVHANDPVGGLVYFHLHEMWSGRRVTFSPEESTSSKSWHGRGADKRSPLHDLMVLRVKPDFDSKFQFTHMAEKDIAVGKVNIVFTMDIARPNERLEYPLRYCQLNIDGEREHQHFDFVTEDNVIVDCDLYIPKHWGLFICVKNNHDLKGLSSSAILVSNQTVFGIGSFAHKRDGQQAILVFTDVRPYYDLIMNAMTDDDTKL, encoded by the exons ATGTTTCTCCCCAGCTGCCCGAGACCAG TGAAGGCTGCGTTGCTGCTAGTCCTTATTCTCACATTCATATCTACTGCATCGAGTAATCTGAAACCAGTCACACTGACGGGAGTGAGTGGGAAGAAAGTGACCTGGCTACACAGGGAGCCCGTGGGTTATGGACAACGACTAAAAACGTTTTTCTGGGATAGAGTCGTAAACATCTTGATAACAGATAATGAAGCAAAATACGGATGTCGGCCGATTGCTACCGGAGTTATCCTAGATAGAAACCGGGTGCTAACATCGTATAACCCGTTCATAGAACTCTCTAAAGATACTTCCCCTATAAAGGACATGTATATTTACGTGAACATCGGTCGTATAGTACATGCGAATGACCCAGTGGGGGGGCTAGTGTACTTCCACTTGCACGAGATGTGGTCGGGCCGGCGAGTGACGTTCTCGCCAGAGGAATCTACTTCCAGTAAGAGTTGGCACGGCCGGGGAGCGGACAAGCGCAGCCCGCTGCACGACCTGATGGTGCTGCGAGTCAAGCCGGACTTTGACTCCAAGTTCCAGTTCACACACATGGCAGAAAAAGACATTGCTGTTGGAAAAGTGAACATTGTGTTCACGATGGACATCGCTAGACCCAATGAGAGACTGGAGTATCCTTTGCGCTACTGTCAGCTGAATATAGACGGAGAGAGGGAACACCAACATTTCGACTTCGTTACTGAAGATAACGTCATAGTGGACTGCGATTTGTACATCCCTAAGCATTGGGGACTGTTCATATGTGTGAAGAATAACCATGACCTGAAAGGTCTCTCGTCCAGTGCTATACTCGTGTCGAATCAGACAGTGTTCGGCATCGGCAGCTTCGCGCACAAGCGGGACGGCCAGCAAGCCATACTGGTGTTCACGGACGTGCGCCCCTACTACGACCTCATCATGAACGCCATGACTGACGACGACACGAAACTTTAG